A window of the Dongshaea marina genome harbors these coding sequences:
- the slmA gene encoding nucleoid occlusion factor SlmA: MPSSKKNNRREQILQTLAHMLENSPGQKITTAKLAREVGVSEAALYRHFPSKARMFEGLIEFIEDSLLSRVNLIMDEEKDTLTRCQQLLRLLLTFAERNPGITRLLTGDALLGEHERLRERISGLFAKLETQLKQILREKRIREGCGFAEDEGVLANLLLAYAEGRMGQYVRTHFKLKPTEHFEIQWPLLQSQLREIETAIAV, translated from the coding sequence AGAGAGCAGATCCTGCAGACTCTGGCACATATGCTGGAAAACAGTCCGGGACAGAAGATAACCACGGCTAAGCTGGCCCGCGAAGTCGGGGTCTCTGAAGCGGCCCTATATCGCCACTTCCCCAGTAAGGCCCGGATGTTTGAGGGGTTGATCGAGTTTATCGAGGATTCACTACTGTCCAGGGTCAATCTCATCATGGATGAGGAGAAGGATACCCTGACCCGCTGTCAGCAGCTGTTGCGATTATTACTGACATTCGCAGAGCGAAATCCGGGAATTACCCGCCTTCTCACCGGAGATGCACTCCTGGGAGAGCATGAACGGCTACGGGAGAGGATCTCAGGCCTGTTTGCCAAGTTGGAGACTCAGCTCAAACAGATCCTGCGTGAAAAAAGGATCCGTGAGGGCTGTGGCTTTGCAGAAGATGAGGGTGTTCTTGCCAATCTGCTGCTCGCCTATGCCGAAGGCCGCATGGGACAGTATGTGCGCACCCACTTCAAGCTCAAGCCAACCGAGCACTTTGAGATCCAGTGGCCACTGCTCCAGAGCCAGCTCAGGGAAATAGAGACCGCAATCGCGGTGTAG
- a CDS encoding substrate-binding periplasmic protein, whose protein sequence is MRRWGCLLLILLPLLLFVSAQPRAELKFATQEFAPFSYMERGKVSGPVADLIRAICEEMKLSCSFQLSNWLRAQWFVKQGDMNGLFVIGWNEERAKTLYFSPPIIDTEYGFFVRKDNSLDYRDEADVLHYRVGVYGPSNTEKSLLKIKKNIKKMTVNVNNDDARQFKKLSAGEFDAIYSNMNVGFFLIDKLELENIRYAGTHKKLKYYIGFSKKHTRAAEVNLFNRTLFRLYLRGDVKKIFNKYHMTPSKIDPDKVQIYSP, encoded by the coding sequence ATGAGGAGATGGGGCTGCCTGTTGCTGATTCTGCTTCCATTGCTGCTGTTCGTTTCTGCACAGCCTCGGGCAGAGCTTAAGTTTGCAACACAAGAGTTTGCTCCCTTTAGCTATATGGAAAGGGGAAAAGTTTCCGGCCCCGTTGCCGACCTGATACGGGCGATCTGTGAAGAGATGAAGCTTAGTTGCTCATTTCAGCTCTCTAACTGGCTAAGGGCGCAGTGGTTTGTGAAGCAGGGAGATATGAATGGGCTATTTGTCATCGGCTGGAATGAAGAACGTGCCAAAACCCTCTACTTTTCACCCCCGATCATCGACACCGAGTATGGTTTTTTCGTGCGCAAGGACAACTCTTTGGATTATCGTGATGAGGCGGATGTTTTGCATTATCGGGTGGGAGTGTATGGCCCATCAAATACAGAAAAATCACTACTTAAGATCAAAAAGAATATCAAGAAGATGACGGTCAATGTGAATAACGATGATGCGCGCCAGTTTAAAAAGCTATCAGCAGGGGAGTTTGATGCGATCTATTCCAACATGAATGTTGGATTTTTCCTGATTGATAAACTGGAGCTGGAAAATATCCGTTATGCAGGTACTCACAAGAAGTTAAAGTACTATATTGGATTTTCCAAAAAGCACACGCGTGCCGCGGAGGTGAACCTTTTTAACCGAACCCTGTTTCGCTTGTACCTAAGAGGGGATGTTAAGAAGATCTTTAATAAGTACCACATGACCCCCTCCAAGATCGACCCGGACAAGGTTCAAATCTATAGCCCCTGA